From a region of the Verrucomicrobiota bacterium genome:
- a CDS encoding LacI family DNA-binding transcriptional regulator → MKGQGLVSINDIVAAAGLSRATVDRVINNRPGVHPRTQAHVLRVINRLENGQTPQGSEAPVGESQTAYQLRLIIQASQTFTRRLLEAVRRVNEAQSSAAAGLQALASRSDQETLELLQAVGAEADGLALVAKNTEPLKAALAEWRAAGKPVVALVSDLDAAARAAYVGIDNRAAGRLAGFLCGRCLERLPAAKVAVVVGYFAYRCHEDREIGFRSLLRQRFPSLELVEVIKGEDSAEATYQAALQLFKKRPDIAGLYNVAGGNQGLAQALRDSPLARRPLFISHELHEVTEPLLRAGVIDFLITQDLEALVRTARQRLLELKLGRGPVRELNHLPFQAVSEFNLFDPEPALASVRSG, encoded by the coding sequence ATGAAGGGGCAAGGATTAGTCAGCATCAACGATATTGTTGCTGCCGCGGGATTAAGCCGGGCGACCGTCGATCGTGTAATCAACAATCGCCCGGGGGTGCATCCCAGGACCCAGGCTCACGTCCTGCGGGTCATCAACCGCCTGGAGAACGGCCAGACGCCGCAGGGGTCAGAAGCGCCGGTTGGCGAATCGCAGACGGCGTATCAGCTGCGCCTGATCATCCAGGCGAGCCAGACGTTCACGCGGCGGCTGCTGGAAGCCGTCCGGCGGGTCAACGAGGCCCAAAGCAGCGCGGCTGCCGGTTTGCAGGCCCTGGCCAGCCGCTCCGACCAGGAGACCCTCGAATTGCTGCAAGCCGTGGGCGCCGAGGCCGATGGCTTGGCCCTGGTGGCCAAGAACACCGAGCCGCTCAAGGCAGCCCTGGCCGAGTGGCGCGCGGCCGGCAAACCGGTCGTGGCGCTGGTCTCTGACCTCGACGCGGCCGCCCGGGCGGCTTACGTCGGCATCGACAACCGCGCCGCGGGCCGGCTTGCCGGGTTTTTGTGCGGCCGCTGCCTGGAACGGTTGCCGGCGGCCAAAGTGGCCGTGGTGGTGGGCTACTTCGCTTACCGTTGCCATGAAGACCGCGAGATCGGTTTCCGCTCCTTGTTGCGCCAGCGCTTCCCCAGCCTGGAGCTGGTGGAGGTCATCAAAGGGGAGGATTCGGCCGAGGCCACCTACCAAGCGGCGCTGCAGTTGTTCAAAAAACGCCCGGACATCGCCGGCCTCTACAACGTGGCCGGCGGCAACCAGGGCCTGGCCCAAGCGCTTCGGGACAGCCCGCTGGCCCGGCGCCCCTTATTCATCAGCCACGAACTGCACGAGGTCACCGAGCCGTTGCTGCGGGCCGGGGTCATCGACTTTCTGATCACCCAGGACCTGGAGGCGCTGGTGCGCACGGCCCGCCAACGCCTGCTGGAGCTCAAACTGGGGCGCGGCCCGGTGCGTGAACTCAACCACCTGCCCTTCCAGGCCGTCTCGGAGTTCAACCTCTTTGACCCCGAGCCAGCCTTGGCTTCCGTTCGGTCCGGATAA